The Flavobacterium marginilacus genome window below encodes:
- a CDS encoding SusC/RagA family TonB-linked outer membrane protein, which produces MYLVTKKNNNKKKVLFFLLAALLTQLTFAEAIKSQSTESTPVSVSKNVYELKSLFKAIESQTDYSLLYTDEVAELKTQTPVSSGTHTLAVLLKEAAAKFKVVYQINDGLITFKPNTSIRDKTMPVLAKQIKISGKVTDNSGKPIPGASILVEGTSFGVQTDFDGSYIIEAEEGQILVFSCIGFKTIKKTVGQENKINVILTEEAEMLKELVITALGIKREEKALGYAMQKVQGSSVQTVKGIDVATSLTGRVAGLLVKNSTEFAEAPTVELRGENALLVIDGVPYGNMTLRDIPADDIESLNVLKGATASALYGYRGASGAIVVTTKKGRDKKGLAVSVNSSTMFTAGYLAIPKTQTVFGRQIDAVTNIYKGTGSWGVPMEGQNVIQWDPISKANKQMPYLATGKDNFKNFLEQGYILNNNFSLTQQGEHGSIRSSATWVSNKGQYPNSQYDKYTYTLGGDIDMDKFKLSSSVSINKQTSPNIGFNGYKGYDPMYSILIWSSPDYDLRDYKDYWLVKNETQNNSYTGTNNNPYFDRYERLHSIDRQVFNGFVSGTYELVPGLNAVLRTGFDTYNNKQVIRISRGSLQGAGNSTVILNGSEIWGESLKGSYNEGMGSGYSSNTDFILTGNKKIKDFDIESLFGGTIYYTEDQGIEARTQGGLTIPGFYSLKSSVTSALVNSTIYKRQVNSLYGRLAGSWKSILFLEGTLRNDWSSTLPKSTRSYLYPSISSSFMVSEILPKYDWLSLWKFRGSWTSSKTPAGVYDSNSVYNITTNAWGSSNSASYPDTVRGNEVAPESSSTWEVGTAANLFKKRASLDFTFYSKRMFDFLKATSVSSASGFSSNYTNINEEITRRGFELTLSVTPVKTTDWQWDLTANWSKYARYYTKLDPQFSADKPWVKVGKRADAFVLNEFLKDGKGNMIYENGLPVYSSYESVHGYADPDWIWGLTSSLRYKDFTLNISMDGRVGGLAQTTTEMYMWQSGNHPDSVNDIRYKDATTGTSNYLGDGVKVVSGNVIYNSYGEITSDTRQYAANDVYVTYENYVKRVHKGNAWGGTPSPYDTYSTTFLKLRELSLTYNVPQTACHFIRAKNASISAVGQNLFLWAKDFKYSDPDGGSDNFSDPSQRFVGCNVKLEF; this is translated from the coding sequence ATGTATCTTGTAACAAAAAAAAATAACAATAAAAAGAAGGTCTTATTCTTTTTATTGGCTGCTTTATTGACACAGCTGACATTTGCGGAAGCAATTAAATCGCAAAGTACAGAATCTACCCCTGTATCAGTTTCAAAAAATGTTTATGAGCTTAAATCATTGTTTAAGGCTATTGAAAGTCAAACTGATTATTCTCTTCTATATACAGATGAAGTAGCAGAACTAAAAACGCAGACTCCTGTAAGTTCTGGGACACACACATTAGCAGTATTGCTTAAAGAGGCAGCGGCTAAGTTCAAAGTTGTTTATCAAATAAATGATGGTTTAATTACTTTTAAGCCAAATACTTCCATTAGAGATAAAACAATGCCTGTTTTAGCAAAACAGATAAAAATTTCAGGTAAGGTTACCGATAATTCAGGCAAGCCAATCCCAGGAGCTTCAATCCTTGTTGAAGGAACATCGTTTGGAGTTCAAACTGATTTTGATGGCAGTTATATTATTGAGGCAGAAGAAGGCCAAATTCTCGTTTTCTCTTGTATAGGATTTAAAACGATTAAAAAAACGGTTGGACAGGAAAATAAAATCAATGTAATTCTTACCGAAGAAGCAGAAATGCTAAAGGAATTGGTAATAACGGCATTGGGTATCAAAAGAGAAGAAAAAGCACTTGGTTATGCTATGCAAAAAGTACAGGGTTCTTCTGTTCAAACGGTCAAAGGGATTGACGTTGCGACTTCTTTAACAGGAAGGGTTGCTGGTTTACTGGTAAAAAACAGCACTGAGTTTGCCGAAGCTCCAACAGTAGAGCTGCGTGGAGAAAATGCATTATTAGTTATAGACGGTGTGCCGTATGGAAATATGACGCTTAGAGATATTCCTGCTGATGATATAGAAAGTTTGAACGTGCTTAAGGGCGCAACCGCCTCGGCTCTATACGGTTATAGAGGCGCAAGTGGAGCAATTGTAGTAACAACAAAAAAAGGCAGAGATAAGAAGGGACTTGCAGTTTCTGTAAACAGCAGTACAATGTTCACTGCTGGTTACTTAGCTATTCCTAAAACGCAAACTGTTTTTGGAAGACAGATAGATGCAGTCACTAATATTTATAAAGGAACTGGCTCTTGGGGTGTACCAATGGAGGGGCAGAATGTTATCCAGTGGGATCCCATTAGTAAAGCAAATAAGCAGATGCCATATCTTGCGACCGGAAAGGATAATTTTAAGAATTTCTTAGAACAGGGCTATATTCTTAATAATAATTTTAGCTTAACCCAGCAAGGCGAACATGGCAGTATACGATCTTCTGCTACTTGGGTATCCAATAAAGGACAGTATCCTAATTCTCAATATGATAAATACACTTATACTTTGGGCGGTGATATAGATATGGATAAGTTCAAATTATCATCTTCAGTATCCATAAACAAGCAGACTTCGCCTAATATTGGATTTAATGGTTACAAAGGTTATGACCCAATGTACAGCATACTGATTTGGTCTTCTCCAGATTATGATTTAAGAGATTACAAAGATTATTGGCTTGTGAAAAATGAAACACAAAATAATAGTTATACAGGTACAAATAACAATCCTTATTTTGACAGATATGAAAGGCTGCATAGTATTGATCGTCAGGTTTTCAACGGTTTTGTTTCGGGAACTTATGAATTGGTACCAGGATTGAATGCTGTTTTAAGAACAGGTTTTGATACTTACAATAATAAGCAGGTTATACGTATATCTAGAGGATCACTTCAAGGAGCTGGTAATTCTACTGTTATTTTAAACGGTTCTGAGATTTGGGGAGAATCGCTAAAAGGTTCGTACAATGAAGGTATGGGAAGTGGTTATAGTTCAAACACCGATTTTATTTTGACCGGAAATAAAAAAATTAAGGACTTTGATATTGAGAGCCTCTTTGGAGGGACTATTTATTATACCGAAGATCAAGGTATTGAAGCCAGAACCCAAGGTGGTCTTACTATCCCAGGTTTTTATTCATTAAAATCGTCAGTTACTAGTGCCCTTGTAAATTCGACAATTTACAAGAGACAAGTTAATAGTTTGTACGGAAGACTTGCGGGATCATGGAAAAGTATACTGTTTCTTGAAGGTACTTTAAGAAACGACTGGAGTTCAACTTTGCCAAAATCTACACGTTCATACCTATACCCGTCTATATCCAGCAGTTTTATGGTTTCTGAAATTTTACCAAAATACGATTGGTTGTCTCTTTGGAAATTTCGTGGTTCTTGGACATCGTCAAAGACACCAGCAGGTGTTTACGATTCCAATTCGGTATACAACATAACAACAAATGCCTGGGGTAGTTCTAATTCTGCCTCATATCCAGATACAGTAAGAGGAAATGAAGTAGCACCAGAGTCTTCAAGTACTTGGGAAGTGGGTACAGCTGCAAATCTGTTCAAAAAGCGGGCTTCCTTAGATTTTACCTTTTATTCCAAAAGAATGTTTGACTTTTTGAAAGCGACAAGTGTAAGCAGTGCATCTGGTTTTAGCTCCAATTATACTAACATAAACGAAGAAATTACCCGAAGAGGTTTTGAACTTACACTAAGTGTCACACCTGTAAAAACTACAGACTGGCAATGGGATCTAACGGCCAATTGGTCTAAATACGCACGTTATTATACAAAATTAGATCCGCAGTTTTCTGCTGATAAGCCTTGGGTAAAAGTAGGCAAGAGAGCAGATGCATTTGTTTTGAATGAATTCCTGAAAGATGGAAAAGGTAACATGATTTATGAAAACGGACTGCCTGTATACTCATCGTATGAATCAGTACATGGATACGCTGATCCAGATTGGATATGGGGTTTAACATCATCACTTCGATATAAAGACTTTACTTTAAACATTTCTATGGACGGCAGAGTTGGAGGTTTAGCCCAAACAACTACCGAAATGTATATGTGGCAATCTGGCAACCATCCTGATTCGGTAAACGATATTCGATATAAGGACGCTACTACGGGTACAAGTAATTATTTGGGCGATGGAGTGAAAGTGGTTTCTGGGAATGTAATTTATAATTCTTATGGAGAGATAACCAGTGATACTCGTCAATATGCAGCCAACGATGTATATGTAACTTATGAAAACTATGTTAAAAGAGTCCATAAAGGGAATGCTTGGGGTGGGACACCTTCTCCTTACGATACATACAGTACAACCTTCCTGAAACTAAGAGAACTTTCTTTAACTTATAATGTTCCGCAGACGGCATGCCATTTTATTAGAGCTAAGAATGCTTCTATATCTGCTGTGGGGCAAAACTTATTTCTTTGGGCCAAAGATTTCAAATATTCAGACCCTGACGGAGGCTCTGATAATTTTAGCGATCCATCTCAACGATTTGTAGGCTGTAATGTTAAACTTGAATTTTAA
- a CDS encoding SusD/RagB family nutrient-binding outer membrane lipoprotein codes for MKKIITAIAGILILAGCSNFDEINTNPNTPTQVSASLLCTNIILSIAKYQGADSKEYISENALPKYVGYANEGQLGTQYNFITNSSFNKMTILPDIDKMLEFAKGDPAENSYKGVAHFIRAYTFYLLTMKMGDIPYSQANQGSQGNYKPKYDLQKDVFIGILNELELANADFSKGASFQGDPTVFQGDPTKWKRACNAFELKVLMSLSAKENDVDLKIKQRFLAIVNDNVLLEKASDYFGLEYGSINSHPLYSTNDMFTGRTLLSTTVVKNLKELKDKRLFYFGEPSASQLIAGYASNDMEAYIGVKTSLDYGLMNANYSKGNYSKINLRYQTKQNSEPRRMLTYAEQELILAEARIKGWISTGSAQQYYENGVRAALTNVMSTDASFAHGNPIMQSDIDNYFAGKASFASDKDSQLKQIWLQRYLLNFLVDAETAYFEYRRTKYPDFEIDPVTNLNVKSPADLPVRYLYPSSELNYNSQNLNEALNRQYGGYDEINKKMWLLAD; via the coding sequence ATGAAAAAAATTATCACCGCTATTGCAGGGATACTTATATTGGCAGGCTGCAGTAATTTTGATGAAATTAATACAAACCCCAATACTCCAACTCAAGTAAGTGCTTCTTTGTTATGCACAAACATTATCCTGAGCATTGCTAAATATCAGGGTGCTGATTCGAAAGAATATATTTCTGAAAATGCCTTGCCAAAATATGTTGGTTATGCGAATGAAGGACAATTGGGAACCCAGTATAATTTTATAACAAATTCAAGCTTCAATAAGATGACAATTTTGCCGGATATTGATAAAATGCTGGAATTTGCGAAAGGGGATCCAGCAGAAAATTCATATAAAGGAGTCGCTCATTTTATACGGGCATATACTTTTTACCTGCTCACCATGAAAATGGGAGATATTCCATACAGTCAGGCTAACCAAGGAAGTCAGGGCAATTATAAACCGAAGTACGATCTGCAGAAAGATGTATTCATTGGCATTCTTAATGAATTAGAATTGGCAAATGCAGATTTTTCTAAAGGAGCTTCTTTTCAAGGAGATCCAACTGTCTTTCAAGGAGATCCAACTAAATGGAAAAGAGCCTGTAATGCATTTGAACTTAAGGTTCTAATGAGTTTAAGTGCTAAAGAAAACGATGTTGATTTAAAAATTAAACAAAGATTTTTAGCTATTGTTAATGACAATGTCTTACTGGAAAAAGCTTCTGATTATTTTGGTCTGGAGTACGGCAGCATAAATTCACATCCTTTATATAGTACTAACGATATGTTTACAGGAAGAACTCTTTTGAGTACAACAGTTGTTAAAAACCTTAAAGAATTGAAAGACAAGCGTCTTTTTTATTTTGGAGAACCTTCTGCTTCTCAGTTAATTGCCGGATATGCCTCTAATGATATGGAAGCATACATAGGCGTGAAAACATCATTAGACTATGGACTGATGAATGCCAATTATAGCAAAGGAAATTATTCTAAAATAAATTTAAGGTATCAGACAAAACAGAATAGTGAGCCGAGAAGAATGCTCACTTATGCCGAGCAAGAACTTATTCTGGCAGAAGCACGTATTAAGGGATGGATAAGTACCGGCAGTGCACAGCAGTATTATGAAAATGGAGTTAGAGCGGCTCTAACAAATGTTATGAGCACAGATGCTTCCTTTGCCCACGGAAATCCAATTATGCAAAGTGATATTGATAACTATTTTGCAGGAAAAGCATCATTTGCTTCGGATAAAGACAGCCAGCTCAAACAAATCTGGCTGCAGCGTTACCTCCTTAATTTTTTAGTTGATGCTGAAACGGCTTATTTTGAATATAGAAGAACAAAATATCCTGACTTTGAAATTGATCCAGTTACCAATCTAAATGTTAAGAGTCCTGCTGATTTACCAGTAAGATATTTATATCCATCTTCGGAGTTGAATTATAATAGTCAAAATTTGAATGAAGCTTTGAACAGACAGTATGGTGGTTATGACGAAATTAATAAAAAGATGTGGCTGTTAGCTGATTAG
- a CDS encoding endonuclease/exonuclease/phosphatase family protein, translating into MKKIKWLVLLIWAFQINAQNIKMMTYNVRLDLASDRENDWTHRKDFFTAQIQFYDPDIFGVQEALPNQVNDIAAALRQYNFVGIGRDGVEKGESSNIFYKHKRFKMLSSNTFWLSETPNEISKGWDAAYARVCTYALFKELKTKQLFWVFNTHLDHIGVQAKTNGIKLILSKIKELDKKIYPVVFMGDLNSEPASEVISILKQEMKDTRDLSEVKAFGPSGTFNGFKHNEPVTVLLDYIFISDDSKLKVKKFAVLSDSKDLKYPSDHLPVYIELDYK; encoded by the coding sequence ATGAAAAAAATAAAATGGCTGGTATTACTCATTTGGGCATTTCAGATTAATGCTCAGAACATAAAGATGATGACTTATAATGTTCGTCTGGATTTAGCAAGTGATAGGGAGAATGACTGGACACACCGAAAGGATTTTTTTACTGCCCAGATTCAGTTTTATGACCCAGATATTTTTGGGGTTCAGGAAGCGTTACCAAATCAGGTAAATGATATTGCAGCAGCTCTTCGTCAATATAATTTTGTCGGTATAGGAAGAGATGGTGTTGAAAAAGGGGAGTCATCAAATATTTTTTACAAGCATAAGCGTTTTAAAATGCTATCGAGCAATACTTTTTGGCTCTCGGAAACGCCCAACGAAATTTCAAAAGGCTGGGATGCCGCTTATGCAAGAGTGTGTACCTATGCTTTATTTAAGGAATTGAAAACTAAACAGCTTTTTTGGGTCTTTAATACTCACTTAGATCATATTGGAGTTCAGGCGAAAACAAATGGAATAAAGCTTATTCTTTCAAAAATAAAAGAGTTAGACAAAAAAATATATCCAGTAGTTTTTATGGGAGATCTTAATTCTGAACCCGCATCTGAAGTAATTTCAATTTTAAAACAGGAGATGAAAGACACCCGCGATCTTTCCGAGGTAAAAGCTTTTGGACCTTCTGGCACATTTAATGGTTTTAAGCACAATGAACCAGTAACCGTTTTACTGGATTATATTTTTATATCCGATGACAGCAAATTAAAAGTGAAAAAATTTGCTGTTTTAAGTGACTCAAAAGATCTAAAATATCCATCAGATCACTTGCCCGTTTATATTGAGCTGGATTATAAATAG
- a CDS encoding transposase yields the protein MSWIINRLKNFDNRSTNASAESFNAKIKAFRSQLRGVRNVEFFLLGSLIFMLNFLLLHRFTAIYSCFRFIKNILDVFLNYFDTHQNFNRLKLCLSISKQPILLLYYLIPTFNYSFEENKEINI from the coding sequence TTGAGCTGGATTATAAATAGGCTAAAAAATTTTGATAACAGAAGTACTAATGCTTCGGCAGAATCTTTCAATGCCAAAATAAAAGCTTTTAGATCTCAGTTGAGAGGTGTAAGAAATGTAGAATTTTTCCTTTTAGGCTCACTAATATTTATGCTTAATTTTTTACTGCTCCACAGATTTACTGCTATATATTCTTGCTTTCGTTTTATAAAAAATATTTTAGATGTTTTTTTAAATTATTTTGACACTCATCAAAATTTTAATCGATTAAAACTTTGTCTTAGTATATCAAAACAGCCCATACTTCTACTTTATTATTTAATCCCAACCTTTAATTATTCCTTTGAAGAAAACAAGGAAATAAATATATAA